A window from Garra rufa chromosome 14, GarRuf1.0, whole genome shotgun sequence encodes these proteins:
- the LOC141285404 gene encoding RIMS-binding protein 2-like, with protein MNGLDVYLYPDGLRVATPEDTENWESEREMFDPNVRLFVALFSYNPAVMSPNPETMEEELPFEQGQIIKVYGDKDADGFYSGETGGRFGFVPSNMVSEIPVEDGELKLRLFQQGFLAEETPSIAPSETSSVPDGVKVDRMVAIFDYDPWESSPNMDIEDELPFRAGDIIYVFGEMDSDGFYYGDLHGYRGLVPSNFLQALPWD; from the exons ATGAATGGGCTGGATGTCTATCTATATCCAGATGGTCTTAGAGTTGCTACACCAGAAGATACAGAGAACTGGGAATCTGAGAGGGAAATGTTTGATCCCAATGTGCGCCTCTTTGTCGCTCTGTTCTCATACAACCCTGCGGTTATGTCTCCAAACCCTGAAACAATGGAGGAGGAACTGCCTTTTGAACAAGGACAGATCATTAAA GTATATGGAGATAAAGATGCCGACGGCTTCTATAGCGGCGAGACGGGTGGTCGCTTTGGTTTTGTACCGAGCAACATGGTTTCTGAGATTCCTGTGGAGGACGGAGAGCTTAAACTTCGTCTGTTCCAGCAGGGGTTTTTAGCAGAGGAGACGCCTTCCATAG CACCCAGCGAAACTTCTAGTGTGCCGGATGGTGTCAAAGTCGACAGGATGGTGGCCATCTTTGATTATGATCCTTGGGAAAGTTCTCCAAATATGGACATTGAG GATGAGCTTCCCTTTCGTGCAGGagatattatatatgtttttggGGAAATGGACAGTGATGGCTTTTATTAC GGAGATCTACATGGTTATCGAGGTCTTGTGCCATCAAACTTTTTGCAAGCACTGCCTTGGGACTGA
- the LOC141285269 gene encoding dehydrogenase/reductase SDR family member 11-like, whose translation MDRWKGRVALVTGASMGIGAAIAKSLVQHGLKVVGCARNVEQIETLAAECARSAFSGTLIPYKCDLSVEIEILSMFTWIKDQHKGVDVCINNAGLVHPEPLLSGKTSGWRDMMDVNVLALSVCTRETYQSMKERKVDDGHIININSICGHRVPNNAKGHFYSASKYAVTALTESLRQELREAKSHMRATSISPGLVETEIHYRSFRKNPEKAAAMCKSIKFLQTDDIANAVVYALSAPPHVQIDDIQMRPVEQLT comes from the exons ATGGATCGTTGGAAAGGCAGGGTTGCTCTTGTCACTGGAGCTTCAATGGGAATCGGAGCGGCAATTGCAAAGTCTCTTGTCCAGCATGGCTTGAAGGTGGTTGGCTGTGCCAGAAATGTGGAGCAAATTGAG ACATTGGCAGCAGAATGTGCCAGGAGTGCATTCAGTGGCACTCTGATCCCATATAAATGTGATCTGTCTGTGGAGATTGAAATATTATCTATGTTTACCTGGATCAAAGATCAACACAAAGGTGTTGACGTGTGCATTAATAACGCTGGTTTGGTTCACCCTGAGCCTCTATTGAGCGGCAAAACCAGTGGCTGGAGGGATATGATGGAC GTGAATGTCCTTGCCCTGTCAGTGTGCACCCGTGAGACTTACCAATccatgaaagaaagaaaagttgATGATGGTCATATCATTAATATTAACAG TATTTGTGGACACCGAGTCCCCAACAATGCGAAAGGACACTTTTACTCTGCCAGCAAATATGCAGTGACGGCTCTCACAGAAAGTTTGAGGCAGGAGTTACGAGAGGCCAAATCCCACATGCGTGCCACA TCCATATCTCCTGGTTTAGTGGAGACAGAGATACACTATCGGTCCTTTAGAAAAAACCCAGAAAAGGCTGCTGCCATGTGTAAAAGCATAAAG TTCCTGCAAACAGATGACATAGCAAACGCAGTGGTGTATGCACTCAGTGCTCCTCCTCATGTTCAA ATTGATGACATTCAGATGAGGCCTGTGGAGCAGTTGACATAA
- the LOC141285114 gene encoding dehydrogenase/reductase SDR family member 11-like, translating into MDRWKGRVALVTGASVGIGAAIAKSLVQHGMKVVGCARNVEQIEKLATECVSSGFSGTLFPYKCDLSVEDDMLSMFSWIKVQHQGVDVCINNAGLALPENLLSGKTGGWKTMLDVNVIGLSVCTREAYQSMKERNIDDGHIININSMSGHRVVNNAVTHFYTASKYAVTALTEGLRQELREAKTHIRATCISPGLVETEFAYRLFSENQEKAAATYQGIKCLQADDIANAVVYALSAPPHAQIGDIQMRPVEQLA; encoded by the exons ATGGATCGCTGGAAAGGTAGGGTTGCTCTTGTCACTGGTGCTTCGGTGGGAATCGGAGCTGCAATCGCAAAGTCTCTTGTCCAGCATGGCATGAAAGTGGTCGGCTGTGCCAGAAATGTGGAGCAAATTGAG AAACTGGCAACAGAATGTGTCAGTAGTGGATTCAGTGGCACTCTGTTTCCATATAAATGTGATCTGTCTGTAGAGGACGACATGTTATCCATGTTCTCCTGGATCAAAGTTCAACATCAGGGTGTTGATGTGTGCATTAATAACGCTGGTTTGGCTCTCCCAGAGAATCTACTGAGCGGCAAAACCGGTGGCTGGAAGACTATGCTGGAT GTGAATGTCATTGGCCTGTCGGTTTGCACCCGTGAGGCTTACCAATCtatgaaagaaagaaatattgatGATGgccatattattaatattaacag CATGAGTGGACACCGCGTCGTTAACAATGCTGTTACACACTTCTACACTGCCAGCAAATATGCAGTGACGGCTCTCACAGAAGGTTTGCGGCAAGAATTACGAGAGGCCAAAACCCACATACGTGCCACA TGTATATCTCCTGGTTTAGTGGAGACAGAATTTGCCTACCGACTCTTTAGTGAAAACCAAGAAAAGGCTGCTGCTACTTATCAAGGCATAAAG tgcctACAAGCAGATGATATAGCAAACGCAGTGGTGTATGCACTAAGTGCGCCTCCTCATGCTCAA ATTGGTGACATTCAGATGAGGCCTGTGGAGCAGCTGGCATAA
- the LOC141285350 gene encoding carbonic anhydrase 4-like, producing MNVLCFSVLAILCRFASSAEWCYQSQVTCSNGSHACVGPDDWESVAAACGQSKQSPINIVTKQVVVDGRLTPVQFTGYQETINTVITNNGHTLQVNLPDRATISGANLGANYKAQQLHLHWGKNGGPGSEHTVDGEKYPMELHIVHINEKYNSVEQASTDPSGVAVLGFFYEVSANANNKYDGIINSLKNVTHPGTNVTLPAVSLDMLILPHNELERYFRYEGSLTTPGCSEAVVWTVFEKAIPLSKEQLSAFSNLMFSDGTPMVNTFRPVQLRHDRTVNYSRSYVFCVSTVLLISSVFTSLYALTV from the exons ATGAATGTGCTTTGCTTTTCCGTACTTGCTATTTTATGCAGGTTTGCTTCAAGCGCAG AATGGTGCTATCAGTCTCAAGTAACTTGCAGCAATGGGTCCCATGCATGTGTAG GACCGGACGACTGGGAGTCGGTAGCTGCAGCCTGTGGACAGTCAAAACAGTCACCCATTAACATTGTAACAAAGCAAGTTGTAGTTGACGGTCGTCTGACCCCAGTGCAGTTTACAGGCTACCAAGAGACAATCAATACTGTCATTACAAACAATGGACACACAT TGCAAGTTAATCTGCCAGACAGAGCAACAATTAGTGGAGCCAATTTAGGAGCCAATTACAAAGCTCAGCAGCTTCATCTCCACTGGGGCAAGAATGGTGGACCTGGATCAGAACATACTGTAGATGGAGAGAAATACCCTATGGAG CTTCATATtgtacatataaatgaaaaatacaactCTGTGGAACAGGCCAGTACTGATCCTTCTGGAGTTGCCGTTCTTGGATTTTTTTATGAG GTATCAGCAAATGCCAATAACAAATATGATGGGATCATAAATTCTCTGAAAAATGTTACACATCCTG GAACCAATGTAACACTTCCAGCTGTGTCATTAGACATGCTCATTCTCCCCCATAATGAACTGGAGAGGTACTTCCGCTACGAGGGGTCCCTCACCACACCAGGCTGCTCTGAAGCTGTGGTCTGGACAGTATTTGAGAAAGCGATACCGCTCAGCAAAGAACAG CTTTCTGCATTTTCAAACCTGATGTTTTCTGATGGGACTCCAATGGTAAACACATTCCGACCTGTTCAGCTGAGGCATGACCGCACAGTGAATTATTCAAGGAGTTATGTTTTCTGTGTTAGCACTGTCTTATTGATCAGCTCTGTTTTCACATCCCTCTATGCTCTCACTGTCTAA